In Bacteroidia bacterium, a genomic segment contains:
- a CDS encoding mandelate racemase/muconate lactonizing enzyme family protein: MKSMLHQILADNKRAEHEDAMAIQKEIENPATSDSRRNFLKRTALGGMAITSLMGMSIGDTIAQSTSKVNRFSNPSDLKITDMRYVTISNGTSFTNARNVLIRIDTNQGIYGLGELRDGADPRYGLFLKSRILGMNPCNVEMLFKIIKPFGGHGRKAGGVSGVEMALWDLVGKAYGVPVWQLLGGKYRNKVRLYAYVPAHSSRNMDVEKFKADCKVRMEDQGFTWLKMHPGIGVYSDVPGTTVNTPFIPGFKDNNADDYLSYQNTRHAFTGIQVTDKGLDLLSNYVETIRNVVGYDIPLSADHFGHFDINNCIRVANALEKFRLASLEDFVPWDSIDQLKMITDSINSPTITGEDIFGKEAFRKLCDVHAVDIVHPDMGTSGGILETKKIGDYAEETDIAMKMHFAGTPVSFMANVHCAAATQNFLALEMPTQCVDNPWWPKLVKMVGEQPLYTKGFANVPSDAPGLGVELNEEELKKHIHEEDKSYFAPTPDWDAKRSHDRLWS, translated from the coding sequence ATGAAAAGCATGCTACACCAAATCCTCGCCGACAACAAACGCGCCGAACACGAAGACGCAATGGCGATCCAAAAGGAAATTGAAAACCCTGCTACCAGCGACTCCCGCCGCAATTTCCTGAAAAGAACGGCCCTCGGCGGCATGGCGATCACCAGCCTGATGGGAATGTCAATCGGAGACACCATCGCCCAAAGTACCAGTAAGGTCAACCGGTTTTCCAATCCGTCGGATCTTAAGATCACCGATATGCGGTATGTTACCATTTCCAATGGCACTTCCTTCACCAATGCGCGAAATGTTCTCATCCGCATCGACACCAACCAGGGAATTTATGGACTGGGAGAACTGCGCGACGGGGCAGATCCACGCTACGGGCTTTTCCTGAAAAGCCGCATCCTCGGCATGAACCCCTGCAACGTAGAGATGCTCTTCAAAATTATCAAACCATTTGGCGGACATGGTAGAAAGGCTGGCGGTGTAAGTGGCGTTGAAATGGCGCTTTGGGATCTGGTTGGAAAAGCCTATGGCGTGCCTGTATGGCAACTGCTCGGAGGAAAATACAGAAATAAAGTACGCCTTTATGCTTATGTTCCCGCTCACAGTTCCCGGAATATGGACGTGGAAAAATTTAAGGCAGATTGCAAAGTGCGCATGGAAGATCAGGGGTTTACCTGGCTGAAAATGCACCCGGGTATTGGCGTTTACAGCGATGTGCCGGGAACGACGGTCAATACCCCTTTTATTCCGGGTTTTAAAGACAACAATGCCGATGACTACCTGTCTTATCAAAATACCCGGCATGCCTTTACCGGAATTCAGGTTACGGATAAAGGACTGGATTTGCTCTCCAATTATGTGGAGACGATCCGCAATGTTGTGGGGTATGATATTCCCCTTTCCGCGGATCACTTCGGCCATTTTGATATCAACAATTGTATCCGCGTCGCCAACGCACTTGAAAAGTTCCGACTGGCTTCGCTGGAAGACTTTGTTCCCTGGGACAGTATCGATCAGTTAAAAATGATCACCGATTCGATCAATTCGCCAACCATTACAGGCGAAGATATATTTGGAAAAGAAGCCTTCCGCAAACTTTGCGATGTGCATGCAGTAGATATTGTGCATCCGGACATGGGAACTTCCGGAGGTATTCTGGAGACCAAAAAAATCGGCGATTATGCAGAGGAGACCGACATTGCGATGAAAATGCACTTTGCCGGAACGCCAGTTTCTTTTATGGCGAATGTCCATTGCGCAGCAGCGACGCAAAACTTCCTCGCCCTGGAAATGCCGACGCAGTGTGTGGACAATCCGTGGTGGCCCAAACTCGTCAAAATGGTTGGCGAACAGCCCCTGTACACCAAAGGATTTGCCAACGTGCCTTCAGACGCGCCCGGACTCGGGGTCGAACTCAACGAAGAAGAACTCAAAAAACATATTCACGAAGAAGATAAGAGCTATTTTGCCCCGACACCTGACTGGGATGCCAAACGCTCCCATGACCGGTTGTGGAGTTAA
- a CDS encoding DUF3365 domain-containing protein, which translates to MKNLLTILLILLLGQIQFSSCTSPSHHSSQVTERLPDSVYMTQGKTIVGAVFSKLSGELSVAMQAGGVEKAVPYCNARAYPLTDSLAEVYKVFIKRTSLKVRNPQNVADSMENAIINTYLQKKAQGEPLTPMVVAVSESETRFFAPIILAAPCLKCHGDIEKDISPEKYVFIKDLYRSDEATGYAEGDLRGIWSVAFR; encoded by the coding sequence ATGAAAAATTTACTGACAATACTTCTCATTTTATTGCTAGGGCAAATACAATTTTCGTCCTGCACTTCTCCTTCTCACCACAGCAGTCAGGTAACCGAACGACTTCCCGACAGTGTGTATATGACTCAGGGAAAAACCATAGTTGGCGCAGTGTTTTCCAAACTATCGGGCGAGCTGAGTGTGGCGATGCAGGCTGGGGGAGTGGAGAAAGCTGTGCCGTATTGCAATGCAAGAGCCTATCCGCTTACAGACAGCCTTGCTGAGGTATATAAAGTTTTTATTAAAAGAACTTCCCTGAAGGTGAGAAATCCCCAAAATGTGGCCGATAGTATGGAAAATGCAATCATCAACACCTATCTGCAGAAAAAAGCACAAGGCGAGCCATTGACACCTATGGTTGTTGCGGTTTCTGAGAGTGAAACCCGGTTTTTTGCACCGATCATCCTTGCGGCTCCCTGTCTGAAATGTCATGGAGATATAGAAAAAGATATTTCACCGGAAAAATATGTATTCATAAAAGATCTGTATCGTTCCGATGAAGCAACCGGTTATGCAGAAGGAGATTTGCGCGGCATTTGGTCTGTAGCGTTTCGTTAA
- a CDS encoding aldose 1-epimerase family protein codes for MKKIFPFTVLLLLLTGCTNTSPSLFTIGNEQIRVQVSAAGAELRSIRTVHEEREYIWQADSNYWSQSSPILFPVIGRSYENAYLYDGVQYHMPQHGFAMNYDWLCVFQGEDSLAFEFRANEETRKLYPFDFVLDASYKIRHNRLAVYYQVRNEGNRPMPFVIGGHPGFNCPMGEAVPQSAYKLVFEKEEFLYRYYLANAIPDSALFLDHQKSIPISKTLFESGAVILKNPQSSWVGLQRPDGSIYLKLHIENFPYLTLWTSMKEEAHFICLEPWMGLPGQRESLQQITDKEGAIELEPGEAFATFYEIEVGENSQGGKM; via the coding sequence ATGAAAAAAATATTCCCGTTCACAGTATTGCTCCTCCTCCTCACCGGATGCACGAACACATCTCCGTCGCTTTTCACCATTGGTAATGAGCAGATTCGTGTGCAGGTAAGTGCTGCCGGCGCTGAACTTAGAAGCATCAGGACTGTGCATGAAGAGCGAGAATACATTTGGCAGGCGGATTCCAATTATTGGTCCCAATCGTCGCCAATATTATTTCCGGTAATCGGCAGATCGTATGAAAATGCTTACCTGTATGACGGGGTGCAGTACCATATGCCGCAACATGGTTTTGCCATGAATTATGACTGGCTATGTGTTTTTCAGGGCGAAGATAGTCTCGCTTTTGAATTCCGCGCCAATGAAGAAACCCGGAAGTTATATCCCTTTGATTTTGTATTGGACGCATCCTACAAAATCAGGCATAATCGTCTGGCCGTGTATTATCAGGTTCGAAATGAAGGCAATAGGCCTATGCCTTTTGTAATTGGCGGTCACCCCGGTTTTAATTGTCCGATGGGAGAAGCTGTTCCTCAAAGTGCTTATAAGCTGGTTTTTGAAAAAGAAGAATTCCTGTACCGTTATTATCTGGCGAATGCGATACCGGACAGCGCTTTATTTCTCGACCATCAGAAAAGCATTCCGATCAGCAAGACGCTGTTTGAAAGCGGAGCCGTCATTTTGAAAAATCCCCAATCATCCTGGGTAGGTTTACAGCGCCCTGACGGGAGCATCTATCTGAAACTACATATCGAAAATTTTCCCTATCTCACCCTTTGGACAAGTATGAAAGAAGAGGCACATTTTATTTGCCTGGAACCCTGGATGGGTTTACCCGGACAGCGGGAAAGTTTGCAGCAGATAACCGACAAGGAAGGGGCTATTGAGCTTGAACCGGGAGAGGCTTTTGCCACTTTCTACGAGATTGAGGTGGGGGAGAACTCTCAAGGTGGGAAAATGTAA
- a CDS encoding helix-turn-helix transcriptional regulator — protein sequence MQLGQTIESLRKKRGLNQIEMAKCIGISQTYLSQVENNRKDPNLSVLKKIASCLETPLPIIFFLSLEKEDVPENKKAAFDVLFPAIDSMVKEFFTRQLAKP from the coding sequence ATGCAACTTGGTCAAACTATAGAATCTTTACGCAAAAAGCGTGGTCTCAATCAGATTGAAATGGCCAAATGTATAGGCATCTCTCAAACTTACCTTTCGCAAGTTGAGAATAATCGGAAAGACCCAAACCTTTCAGTACTTAAAAAGATTGCATCTTGTTTGGAGACTCCTCTCCCAATAATCTTCTTTCTCTCTTTAGAAAAGGAAGACGTGCCGGAAAATAAAAAAGCAGCCTTTGATGTTTTATTTCCAGCCATTGATTCAATGGTTAAAGAATTTTTTACCAGGCAATTAGCAAAGCCATGA